In Bradyrhizobium sp. CCBAU 051011, the following are encoded in one genomic region:
- a CDS encoding Gfo/Idh/MocA family protein: MAKIRIGLAGCGFVSELHMHAYRRVYGVNVEVAAVAARGNHVVEFAGRHQIPTVYRSFRDLIADADLDVIDICTPPNLHTSMIVEAMQAGKHVICEKPFAGYFGRDGDTAPIGKHVPKALMYERVLEEMEKTRAAIGNTGKLFMYAEDWIYAPAVTKTVEILKATRDKILFMKGEESHSGSHAAHAAQWAMTGGGSLIRMGCHPLSAVLYLKQVEAKARGETIGVASVTCDVGNVTACLRPDERTALKANPVDVEDWGVLTATFSDGTKATVFSGDMILGGVRNLIETYTSSGSLFANITPNTHMMSYQTSEEKLANVYITEKVDRKTGWQYICLEEEWTRGYTQEIQDFMECVATGRQPLSDLTLAFETIKVNYAGYWAAEEGRRVTL, translated from the coding sequence ATGGCGAAAATCAGGATCGGCCTGGCCGGCTGCGGCTTCGTGTCCGAGCTGCACATGCATGCCTACCGTCGCGTTTACGGTGTGAACGTTGAGGTCGCCGCTGTTGCTGCGAGAGGCAATCATGTCGTCGAGTTTGCCGGCCGCCACCAGATTCCGACGGTCTATCGCAGCTTTCGCGACCTCATCGCCGATGCTGATCTCGACGTCATCGATATCTGCACGCCGCCCAATCTGCACACCTCGATGATCGTCGAGGCGATGCAGGCCGGCAAACACGTCATCTGCGAAAAGCCGTTCGCCGGCTATTTCGGCCGGGATGGCGACACGGCGCCGATCGGCAAGCATGTGCCGAAGGCATTGATGTATGAGCGCGTGCTGGAGGAAATGGAGAAGACCCGCGCGGCAATCGGCAACACCGGCAAGCTCTTCATGTATGCCGAGGACTGGATCTACGCGCCGGCGGTGACCAAGACTGTGGAGATCCTCAAAGCCACCAGGGACAAGATCCTGTTCATGAAGGGGGAGGAGAGCCACTCCGGCTCGCATGCCGCGCACGCCGCGCAATGGGCGATGACCGGCGGCGGCTCGTTGATCCGGATGGGATGCCATCCATTGTCGGCGGTGCTCTATCTCAAGCAGGTCGAGGCGAAGGCGCGCGGCGAGACGATCGGTGTTGCCAGCGTGACGTGTGACGTCGGCAACGTGACGGCGTGCCTGCGTCCGGACGAACGGACCGCACTCAAGGCCAATCCCGTGGATGTCGAGGATTGGGGCGTGCTCACGGCCACCTTCTCGGACGGTACCAAGGCCACGGTGTTTTCCGGCGACATGATCCTTGGCGGCGTCCGCAACCTGATCGAAACCTATACCAGCAGCGGCTCGCTGTTCGCCAACATCACGCCGAACACGCACATGATGAGCTATCAGACCAGCGAGGAGAAGCTGGCCAACGTCTACATTACTGAAAAAGTCGACCGGAAGACCGGCTGGCAATACATCTGCCTCGAAGAGGAATGGACGCGCGGCTACACGCAGGAAATCCAGGATTTCATGGAATGCGTGGCGACAGGCCGCCAGCCGCTCTCGGATCTGACGCTGGCCTTTGAGACCATCAAGGTCAACTACGCCGGCTATTGGGCGGCGGAGGAGGGGCGGCGCGTGACGCTTTAA
- a CDS encoding ABC transporter substrate-binding protein, which produces MPTSRRTLLKTSAAAAAAFTFDWTRAQAQAETVRIGLIYDLTGPFAAGGSVASSIGAQIAIDLVNEKGGVGGKYKVAAIAADSQSKPDVAINEANRLIDQEKIDIINGVYASSHAVPLAAKVEQQKKILWITTAVSTAVFKDKNLQYVFRAQIHSDQYGQAFASFITEHAKAKLGMEPKDVKVALIHEDGPYGVGVAAADEAYAKEAGLQVVLKEGYSASAPDLSVLVTKIKRARADVISHAGYNPDITLFLRQARENGLKFKMLFGAGAGYSQLDKLRATFGADIDNFCNIDPVPAQLLDASKLAPGIGDLTKVMIARYKEKTNATDIPPHCSMGFNQTWILLNSVLPVAKEKYGGFDPEAIRKAALDVDIPPGGTIQGYGVKFYRPGTPLSGQNERSTPVVMQNAGEHISVVWPTNIRTQDPVFPLPKSSVYAA; this is translated from the coding sequence ATGCCGACTTCACGCAGAACACTGCTGAAGACTTCTGCGGCTGCCGCCGCTGCATTCACCTTCGATTGGACCCGCGCGCAGGCGCAAGCCGAGACGGTCCGCATCGGTCTGATTTACGATCTGACCGGTCCCTTTGCCGCGGGCGGCTCCGTCGCGTCCTCGATCGGTGCGCAGATCGCCATCGACCTCGTCAACGAAAAGGGTGGCGTCGGCGGCAAGTACAAGGTTGCCGCCATCGCCGCGGATTCCCAGAGCAAGCCCGATGTCGCGATCAACGAGGCCAATCGCCTGATCGACCAGGAGAAGATCGACATCATCAACGGCGTCTACGCGAGTTCGCATGCGGTCCCGCTCGCGGCCAAGGTCGAGCAGCAGAAGAAGATCCTCTGGATCACGACCGCGGTTTCGACCGCCGTGTTCAAGGACAAGAACCTGCAATACGTCTTCCGCGCGCAGATTCATTCCGACCAATATGGCCAGGCCTTTGCGAGCTTCATCACTGAGCACGCCAAGGCGAAGCTCGGCATGGAGCCCAAGGACGTCAAGGTCGCGCTGATCCACGAGGATGGTCCTTATGGGGTCGGTGTCGCCGCCGCCGATGAGGCCTATGCGAAGGAGGCCGGCCTGCAGGTCGTGCTCAAGGAAGGCTATTCTGCATCCGCCCCCGACCTCTCAGTGCTGGTAACCAAGATCAAGCGCGCCAGGGCCGACGTCATCTCGCACGCGGGATACAACCCTGATATCACCCTGTTCCTGCGCCAGGCGCGCGAGAACGGCCTCAAGTTCAAGATGCTGTTCGGCGCCGGCGCCGGCTACAGCCAGCTCGACAAATTGCGGGCGACCTTCGGCGCCGACATCGACAATTTCTGCAATATCGATCCGGTGCCGGCACAGTTGCTCGATGCTTCGAAGCTCGCGCCCGGGATCGGCGACCTCACCAAGGTGATGATCGCGCGCTACAAGGAGAAGACCAACGCGACCGATATTCCGCCGCACTGCTCGATGGGCTTCAATCAGACCTGGATCCTGCTCAACAGCGTGCTGCCGGTGGCCAAGGAGAAGTATGGCGGCTTCGATCCCGAAGCCATTCGCAAGGCGGCGCTCGACGTCGATATCCCGCCGGGCGGCACCATCCAGGGCTATGGCGTGAAATTCTATCGGCCCGGCACGCCGCTCTCCGGCCAGAACGAGCGCTCGACCCCTGTCGTGATGCAGAATGCCGGCGAGCATATCTCGGTGGTCTGGCCGACCAATATCAGGACGCAGGACCCGGTATTCCCGCTGCCGAAATCGTCGGTGTATGCGGCGTAG
- a CDS encoding class 1 fructose-bisphosphatase → MGARVTLCSHLDQTGSETPVGPAVSTVIEAIAAAAIGLADLIADGPLAGITGKTDSVNSDGDFQRDIDLAADGMMRAALRKSPVAAVLSEESELPEVFDAGASLCVAIDPLDGSANLENNISVGTIFSIRSRGNDIVSTFFEPGTAQCAAGFVVYGPQTTLVLAFDERVDIFILDRRAREFLLIARRVRIAPDTPEFAINASNRRHWHGPVRTYIDECLAGTNGSCAADFNMRWIGSLVAESLRILVRGGVFLYPADARPAYREGRLRLLYEAHPMALVMEWAGGAATTGRRRILELSAKTPHQRVPLIMGSMRGVRDVTAIHEGTQPMFDNSDAPLFARRGLFR, encoded by the coding sequence ATGGGCGCACGCGTGACCTTGTGCTCGCATCTTGATCAAACGGGGTCGGAGACACCGGTCGGGCCGGCCGTGTCCACCGTGATTGAGGCGATCGCTGCTGCGGCGATCGGCCTTGCCGATCTCATTGCCGACGGACCGTTGGCGGGCATTACCGGGAAAACCGATAGCGTCAATTCCGACGGCGATTTTCAGAGAGACATCGATCTCGCCGCCGACGGAATGATGCGCGCAGCGTTGCGCAAGTCGCCGGTCGCCGCCGTTCTATCAGAGGAATCGGAACTGCCGGAAGTGTTCGATGCCGGGGCATCGCTCTGCGTCGCGATCGATCCGCTCGACGGGTCCGCCAACCTCGAAAACAACATTTCCGTCGGAACCATCTTTTCGATCCGCTCGCGCGGCAACGACATCGTCTCCACTTTCTTCGAGCCCGGCACGGCGCAGTGCGCGGCAGGCTTCGTGGTCTATGGCCCGCAAACCACGCTGGTGCTGGCGTTCGACGAGCGCGTCGACATCTTCATTCTGGACCGGCGCGCGAGGGAATTCCTGCTGATCGCGCGCCGCGTCAGGATCGCGCCCGACACGCCCGAATTCGCCATCAATGCCTCGAACCGCCGGCACTGGCACGGACCGGTGCGGACCTATATCGACGAGTGCCTGGCCGGCACCAACGGCAGCTGCGCGGCCGATTTCAACATGCGCTGGATCGGCTCGCTGGTTGCGGAGTCGCTTCGCATTCTCGTTCGCGGCGGGGTGTTCCTGTATCCGGCGGATGCGCGACCGGCCTATCGCGAGGGACGTCTTCGCCTGCTTTACGAGGCGCATCCGATGGCACTGGTGATGGAGTGGGCGGGCGGTGCCGCGACCACCGGCCGCCGCCGCATCCTCGAATTGTCGGCGAAAACGCCGCACCAGCGGGTGCCGCTGATCATGGGGTCGATGCGCGGCGTTCGCGACGTCACCGCCATTCATGAAGGCACCCAGCCGATGTTCGACAACAGCGACGCGCCGCTATTCGCGCGGCGTGGCCTGTTTCGCTGA
- a CDS encoding fumarylacetoacetate hydrolase family protein, producing the protein MPIVTDAAFILPDDFADAALMGRIWRPDLAGPSVVAIRQDGVFDVTDEFPTASQLAAVADPAGALRAARGERVGALQDLLNNTPPDTRDPARPWLLAPIDLQVIKAAGVTFAVSMLERVIEERARGNPDSAEAIRAEVTRIVGTDLSQLKPGSAEAQHVKDVLVSQNAWSQYLEVGIGPDAEVFTKAPVLSAVGTCVDAGLHPKSTWNNPEPEVVLVVASDGRIVGATLGNDVNLRDFEGRSALLLSKAKDNNASCAIGPFVRFFDASFTLDDVRKMDISLEVKGPEGFVLHGASSLTKISRDPADIVGQTINENHQYPDGFVLFLGTMFAPIQDRFAKGQGFTHVEGDLVTVATPKLGRLTNRMRHSGDCEPWRFGLTELFATLMRRKAGRSSN; encoded by the coding sequence ATGCCGATCGTCACCGACGCTGCTTTCATCCTGCCCGACGATTTCGCCGACGCCGCGCTGATGGGGCGGATCTGGCGTCCCGACCTTGCCGGGCCGTCGGTGGTCGCGATTCGTCAGGACGGCGTGTTCGACGTCACCGACGAATTTCCCACCGCCAGCCAGCTTGCCGCCGTTGCCGATCCGGCCGGGGCGCTGCGTGCTGCGCGTGGCGAGCGGGTTGGCGCGCTGCAGGATCTCCTGAACAATACGCCGCCCGACACCCGCGACCCGGCCAGGCCATGGTTGCTGGCCCCGATCGACCTGCAGGTGATCAAGGCCGCCGGCGTCACCTTCGCCGTCTCGATGCTTGAGCGGGTGATCGAGGAGCGAGCGCGCGGCAATCCGGATTCGGCGGAAGCGATCCGGGCCGAGGTGACGCGGATCGTCGGCACCGATCTGTCGCAATTGAAGCCGGGCTCGGCCGAAGCGCAGCATGTCAAGGACGTGCTGGTTTCGCAGAACGCCTGGAGCCAGTATCTCGAAGTCGGCATCGGGCCGGATGCCGAGGTGTTCACCAAGGCTCCCGTGCTGTCGGCGGTCGGCACCTGCGTGGATGCGGGCCTGCATCCGAAATCGACCTGGAATAATCCAGAGCCCGAGGTGGTGCTGGTGGTAGCCAGCGATGGCCGCATCGTCGGCGCCACACTCGGCAACGATGTCAATCTCCGCGACTTCGAGGGGCGCTCGGCGCTGTTGTTATCCAAGGCGAAGGACAACAACGCGTCCTGTGCCATCGGCCCGTTCGTGCGATTCTTCGACGCGAGCTTCACGCTCGACGACGTCAGGAAGATGGATATCTCGCTGGAAGTGAAGGGACCGGAGGGTTTCGTCCTGCACGGCGCATCCTCGTTGACAAAGATCAGCCGCGATCCGGCCGACATCGTCGGGCAGACGATCAACGAGAACCATCAGTATCCCGACGGCTTCGTGTTGTTCCTCGGCACGATGTTCGCGCCGATCCAGGACCGTTTCGCGAAGGGGCAGGGGTTTACCCACGTGGAAGGCGATCTGGTGACGGTCGCCACGCCGAAACTCGGCCGGCTGACCAACCGCATGCGTCACAGCGGCGATTGTGAACCCTGGCGGTTCGGCCTGACCGAGCTCTTCGCCACGTTGATGCGCCGTAAGGCCGGCCGAAGCAGCAATTAG
- the tkt gene encoding transketolase, which translates to MTDLALSRVANDSTVSHAEMANAIRFLAIDAVEKAKSGHPGMPMGMADVATVLFSRFLKFDAADPAWPDRDRFVLSAGHGSMLLYALLNLTGYEGVTADELKAFRQWGSKTPGHPEYGHTPGVETTTGPLGQGIATAVGMALAERLMNARFGDDLVDHYTYVIAGDGCLMEGLSHEAISLAGHLRLSRLIVLYDDNEISIDGATSLSCSDDQLARFKASGWSAVRIDGHDPEAIAAAIRRARQSDRPSLIACRTVIGFGAPNRQGTEKAHGAPLGADEVGKTRGALNWPHAPFEVPEAVIDAWREIGAQGHASRRAWVERSRRVNSAGRSPFHDALNRNLPCGYADVMAQLRVRFGSERPRVATRQASQTVIDAIAEALPNLLGGSADLTHSNLTRAKTQQSVRADRLEGSYIHYGVREHAMAAAMNGIALHGGFIPYGGTFLSFADYSRPAIRLAALMGIRVIHVMTHDSIGLGEDGPTHQPVEHLASLRAIPNLLVFRPGDAVETAEAWDCALRQLSAPSVLCLSRQAVPTFREVTDQTNLVAFGAYVVVEPEAGRDVTLIATGSEVSIALEAARLLEKDNVRAAVVSAPCFDLFRQQSREYRTAVLGRVPRVGVEAAVEGDWAHWLGDRGEFVGMTGFGASAPAETLYREFGITPQAVATAAMRCLARTRMTETYA; encoded by the coding sequence ATGACCGATCTAGCTCTATCCCGCGTTGCCAACGATTCGACTGTTTCGCACGCGGAAATGGCGAACGCGATCCGCTTCCTGGCCATCGACGCCGTCGAGAAGGCGAAGTCCGGCCATCCCGGCATGCCGATGGGAATGGCGGACGTCGCCACTGTGCTGTTCTCGCGTTTCCTCAAATTCGATGCCGCCGATCCGGCGTGGCCGGATCGCGACCGGTTCGTGCTGTCGGCCGGTCACGGCTCGATGCTCTTATATGCGCTGCTGAACCTGACCGGCTACGAGGGCGTGACGGCGGACGAACTGAAGGCGTTCAGGCAATGGGGATCGAAAACCCCTGGTCATCCCGAGTACGGACATACGCCCGGCGTTGAGACGACCACGGGCCCGCTGGGGCAGGGCATTGCCACAGCGGTCGGCATGGCGCTGGCGGAGCGCCTGATGAACGCGCGCTTCGGCGACGACCTCGTCGATCACTATACTTATGTGATCGCCGGCGACGGCTGTCTGATGGAGGGTCTCAGCCACGAAGCGATTTCGCTGGCGGGACATCTCAGGCTCAGCCGGTTGATCGTGCTCTATGATGACAACGAGATTTCGATCGACGGCGCCACGTCGTTGTCATGCTCGGATGACCAGCTTGCGCGCTTCAAGGCGTCCGGCTGGTCAGCGGTCCGGATCGATGGCCATGACCCCGAAGCGATTGCGGCAGCGATCCGTCGCGCCCGGCAGAGCGACCGGCCATCCCTGATTGCTTGCCGTACGGTGATCGGTTTCGGCGCGCCGAATCGGCAGGGCACCGAAAAGGCGCATGGCGCGCCGCTCGGAGCCGATGAAGTCGGGAAAACGCGCGGCGCGTTGAACTGGCCGCATGCGCCATTTGAGGTTCCGGAAGCCGTCATCGATGCCTGGCGCGAAATAGGTGCGCAGGGACATGCCTCTCGGCGCGCCTGGGTCGAGCGGAGCAGGCGGGTCAATTCGGCGGGACGGTCGCCGTTTCACGATGCGCTGAACCGGAATTTGCCCTGCGGATATGCCGACGTCATGGCGCAACTACGGGTCCGGTTCGGCAGCGAGCGGCCGCGGGTCGCCACCCGGCAGGCGTCGCAAACGGTGATCGACGCGATCGCCGAAGCGCTGCCGAATCTCCTCGGCGGCTCGGCTGATCTCACCCATTCGAACCTGACGCGCGCCAAGACGCAGCAATCGGTGCGGGCCGATAGGCTCGAAGGCAGCTATATTCATTACGGTGTCCGCGAACATGCGATGGCTGCCGCGATGAACGGCATCGCGCTGCATGGCGGCTTCATTCCCTATGGCGGCACGTTTCTCAGCTTCGCTGATTACAGCCGCCCGGCGATCAGGCTGGCGGCGCTGATGGGCATCCGCGTCATCCATGTCATGACGCATGACTCGATCGGCCTGGGTGAGGACGGTCCGACGCATCAGCCCGTCGAGCATCTGGCGTCGCTGCGGGCCATCCCGAACTTGCTGGTATTTCGGCCCGGCGATGCCGTCGAGACCGCGGAGGCGTGGGATTGTGCATTGCGGCAGCTCAGCGCTCCGTCCGTGCTGTGCCTGTCGCGGCAGGCGGTCCCGACGTTCCGTGAAGTCACTGACCAAACCAATCTGGTCGCGTTCGGCGCTTACGTCGTCGTTGAACCGGAGGCCGGCCGCGACGTCACTCTGATCGCAACGGGTTCCGAAGTATCGATCGCGCTCGAGGCGGCAAGATTGCTCGAGAAGGACAACGTCCGCGCCGCGGTGGTCTCGGCGCCGTGCTTCGATCTGTTTCGCCAGCAATCCCGCGAATATCGGACCGCCGTTCTGGGTCGCGTTCCAAGGGTAGGCGTTGAGGCCGCGGTCGAAGGCGACTGGGCCCACTGGCTTGGCGATCGCGGCGAATTCGTCGGCATGACCGGCTTTGGAGCATCCGCGCCGGCCGAGACGCTCTACCGCGAGTTCGGCATTACGCCGCAGGCGGTTGCGACCGCCGCCATGCGTTGCCTGGCCCGAACCAGAATGACGGAGACCTACGCATGA
- a CDS encoding LysR family transcriptional regulator, with product MANRFRRELTIRQLRALAAVHSDRSVTAAAKRLHLTQPAVTLQIRNLQEIAGVPLIQRTNDGMLLTDAGREVLTLSERIEAAIADCETSLEMIAGKTAGRISIGAVSTAKYFVPFMISGFSKRHPNIDVTLSIGNRQEIGTALRGYDLDFAIMGRPPADIEMDVHPIGDHPHVIIAPTSHRLARKSRIALSDLANETFLMREPGSGTRGLMEQLFETAGIRPNIGMAMSSNETIKQAVIAGLGIAFISAHTVATELDERRLVTLDVVGLPIVRQWFALSRKDKILLPPARAMLDFLSARGAQFLPRTQGRIRITRTSARGKRR from the coding sequence ATGGCAAACAGGTTTCGGCGAGAATTGACCATTCGCCAGTTGCGCGCGCTGGCAGCCGTTCACAGCGATCGGTCGGTTACCGCGGCCGCGAAGCGACTGCATCTGACGCAGCCGGCGGTCACGTTGCAGATCCGCAATCTGCAGGAGATTGCGGGTGTGCCGCTGATCCAGCGCACCAATGACGGCATGCTGCTGACCGACGCCGGGCGCGAGGTGCTGACGCTTTCGGAGCGCATCGAAGCGGCGATTGCAGACTGCGAAACCTCGCTGGAGATGATCGCAGGCAAAACGGCAGGGCGCATCTCGATCGGCGCGGTCAGTACTGCGAAATATTTCGTGCCGTTCATGATCTCGGGATTTTCGAAACGGCATCCGAATATCGATGTCACGCTCTCGATCGGAAACCGCCAGGAGATCGGCACCGCACTACGCGGCTACGATCTCGACTTCGCGATCATGGGCCGCCCCCCGGCCGACATCGAGATGGACGTCCATCCGATCGGCGATCATCCGCATGTCATTATCGCGCCGACCAGCCATCGCCTGGCGCGAAAGTCGCGCATTGCGCTGAGCGACCTCGCCAACGAGACGTTCCTGATGCGCGAGCCCGGCTCGGGGACGCGCGGCCTGATGGAGCAACTGTTCGAGACGGCAGGGATTCGCCCGAACATCGGCATGGCGATGAGCAGCAATGAGACGATCAAGCAGGCGGTGATCGCCGGACTCGGCATTGCATTTATTTCCGCGCATACGGTCGCCACCGAACTCGACGAGCGACGGCTGGTCACGCTGGATGTAGTCGGCCTTCCCATTGTCAGGCAATGGTTCGCCCTCTCCCGCAAGGACAAGATCCTTCTGCCCCCGGCGCGCGCCATGCTGGACTTCCTCAGCGCCCGCGGCGCGCAATTCCTGCCGCGAACCCAGGGCAGGATCAGGATCACCCGGACGTCGGCGCGCGGCAAGCGGCGGTGA
- the fba gene encoding class II fructose-bisphosphate aldolase (catalyzes the reversible aldol condensation of dihydroxyacetonephosphate and glyceraldehyde 3-phosphate in the Calvin cycle, glycolysis, and/or gluconeogenesis), translating to MARITLRQLLDHAAEHGYGVPAFNINNMEQGLAIMEAAADADAPVIIQASRGARSYANDIMLSRMIDALEEMHPQIPICLHQDHGNEESTCATALQHGFTSVMMDGSLKADAKTAADYDYNVDITRRVVELAHWIGASVEGELGVLGSLEHGGGEQEDGHGVEGEVSHDQLLTDPDQAVDFVRATKVDALAIAMGTSHGAYKFSRKPDGDILAMRVVEEIHRRLPNTHLVMHGSSSVPQPLQDAFNAFGGEMPQTWGVPVEEIVRGIRHGVRKVNIDTDCRLAMTAAFRKVAAQSKSEFDPRKFLKPAMDALRDLCRERFEQFGTAGHASQIKVIPLAEMARRYRSGALDPRMGGMADAAE from the coding sequence ATGGCCAGAATCACGTTGAGGCAATTGCTGGATCATGCCGCCGAGCACGGCTACGGCGTGCCGGCATTCAACATCAATAATATGGAGCAGGGGCTCGCGATCATGGAAGCGGCTGCGGATGCGGATGCGCCCGTGATCATCCAGGCCTCGCGGGGGGCGCGCTCCTACGCCAATGACATCATGCTGTCGAGGATGATCGACGCGCTGGAGGAGATGCATCCGCAGATTCCGATCTGCCTGCATCAGGACCATGGCAACGAGGAGTCGACCTGCGCCACCGCGCTTCAGCATGGCTTCACCTCCGTGATGATGGACGGCTCGCTGAAGGCGGACGCCAAGACCGCGGCGGATTACGACTACAATGTCGACATTACCCGCCGCGTCGTCGAGCTGGCGCATTGGATCGGCGCGTCGGTGGAGGGTGAACTCGGCGTGCTCGGCTCGCTCGAACATGGCGGCGGCGAACAGGAGGACGGTCACGGTGTCGAAGGCGAGGTCAGCCACGATCAATTGCTGACCGATCCCGACCAGGCCGTCGACTTCGTTCGCGCCACCAAGGTCGATGCGCTGGCGATCGCGATGGGCACCTCGCACGGCGCCTATAAATTCTCGCGCAAGCCGGACGGCGACATCCTTGCCATGAGGGTGGTGGAGGAAATCCATCGCCGGCTGCCCAATACGCATCTGGTGATGCACGGTTCGTCCTCGGTGCCGCAGCCATTGCAGGACGCCTTCAATGCATTCGGCGGCGAGATGCCGCAGACCTGGGGCGTGCCGGTCGAGGAAATCGTCCGCGGCATCAGGCACGGCGTGCGCAAGGTCAATATCGACACCGATTGCCGGCTGGCGATGACGGCGGCGTTCCGCAAGGTCGCAGCGCAAAGCAAAAGCGAATTCGATCCGCGAAAATTCCTCAAGCCGGCGATGGATGCACTGCGTGACCTTTGCCGTGAACGGTTCGAGCAATTCGGCACGGCGGGCCATGCCTCGCAAATCAAGGTCATTCCATTGGCCGAGATGGCCCGGCGCTATCGCTCCGGCGCGCTCGATCCAAGGATGGGAGGGATGGCCGATGCCGCAGAATGA
- a CDS encoding phosphoribulokinase translates to MSRSYPIISITGSSGAGTTSVKKTFENIFRRENVAAAYVEGDAFHRYNRFEMRTKMAEEAERGNKHFSHFSPETNLFEELEKLFRDYGESGTGTTRHYVHDDEEARLYGAKPGTFTEWAPLPENSDLLFYEGLHGAVVTDKVNIAQHADLKIGVVPVINLEWIQKLHRDRRDRGYTAEAVTDTILRRMPDYVNYICPQFTETDINFQRVPTVDTSNPFIARWIPTPDESMVVIRLKNPRGIDFPYLLSMIPNSFMSRANSIVIHGSKLDLAMQLILTPLILQLMERKRRMI, encoded by the coding sequence ATGTCACGCAGCTACCCCATCATATCGATTACGGGTTCATCGGGCGCCGGCACGACGTCGGTGAAGAAGACGTTTGAAAACATCTTCCGCCGCGAGAACGTCGCCGCCGCCTATGTCGAGGGTGACGCCTTCCATCGCTACAACCGCTTTGAGATGCGCACGAAAATGGCCGAGGAAGCCGAGCGCGGCAACAAGCATTTCAGCCATTTCAGCCCGGAAACCAACCTGTTCGAAGAGCTGGAGAAGCTGTTTCGCGACTACGGCGAGTCCGGGACCGGCACCACGCGGCACTACGTCCATGACGATGAGGAAGCAAGACTGTACGGCGCAAAGCCGGGCACATTCACCGAATGGGCGCCGCTGCCGGAAAATTCCGATCTGTTGTTCTATGAGGGACTGCATGGCGCTGTCGTGACCGACAAGGTCAACATCGCGCAACATGCCGACCTCAAGATCGGCGTCGTTCCCGTCATCAATCTGGAATGGATCCAAAAGCTGCATCGCGATCGCCGCGACCGCGGTTACACCGCAGAAGCGGTGACCGACACGATCCTGCGGCGGATGCCTGACTACGTGAACTATATCTGTCCGCAGTTCACCGAGACCGACATCAATTTCCAGCGGGTGCCGACCGTCGACACCTCGAATCCCTTCATCGCGCGTTGGATACCGACGCCGGACGAATCGATGGTGGTGATCCGGCTGAAGAATCCGCGCGGCATCGATTTTCCCTATCTGCTGTCGATGATCCCAAACAGCTTCATGTCGCGCGCCAATTCGATCGTGATCCATGGCTCGAAGCTCGACCTCGCCATGCAGCTCATCCTCACCCCGCTGATCCTGCAACTGATGGAACGTAAGAGGCGCATGATATGA